Proteins encoded within one genomic window of Geotalea daltonii FRC-32:
- a CDS encoding P-II family nitrogen regulator translates to MKKVEAIIKPFKLDEVKETLNEIGIQGITIAEVKGFGRQKGHTELYRGAEYVVDFIPKIKIEIIVSDDIVTKVIDTIEQAAKTGRIGDGKIFVTPVEEVVRIRTGERGEDAL, encoded by the coding sequence TTGAAAAAAGTCGAAGCCATCATCAAGCCTTTCAAACTGGATGAAGTCAAGGAAACATTGAATGAAATCGGCATTCAGGGAATAACCATAGCTGAAGTCAAAGGGTTTGGTCGCCAGAAAGGCCATACCGAACTGTATCGCGGCGCTGAATACGTCGTTGACTTTATTCCCAAAATAAAAATCGAGATTATTGTCAGTGACGACATTGTCACCAAGGTCATTGATACCATAGAGCAGGCAGCAAAAACCGGCAGAATCGGTGACGGCAAAATTTTTGTAACGCCAGTGGAAGAGGTTGTAAGGATCAGGACTGGTGAGCGTGGCGAAGACGCTCTTTAG
- a CDS encoding putative 2-dehydropantoate 2-reductase, translated as MRIAVVGAGALGLYYGAMLQKGGHEVCFLLRRDLETIPKNGLSVFSINGDFKLFPVAGYGSSEEIGMVDLVLVGLKTFANQSYRQLITPLLKDNSIILTLQNGLGNEEALAEIFGSERIMGGVAFLCSNRGEPGVVHHLGAGRIILGEYARPYMDRAESVAAMFSMAGVPCQAVTDLKKARWEKLIWNIPFNGTCALLQKPVNVLLSNQRTRCLLRDIMFELIQAANCQSLSNPIPMAYADEMLDFTDAMGHYKPSMQIDREEGRELELEAIFARPLDAARQKGIIMPRVEALHALLEESTSRS; from the coding sequence GTGCGTATTGCCGTTGTCGGGGCAGGAGCCCTTGGTCTGTATTATGGAGCAATGCTGCAGAAGGGCGGGCATGAGGTATGTTTTCTTCTGCGGCGCGATCTTGAAACCATCCCAAAGAATGGCCTCAGCGTTTTTTCCATAAATGGCGATTTCAAGCTTTTCCCAGTTGCAGGATACGGGAGCAGTGAAGAGATTGGTATGGTGGATCTTGTGCTGGTAGGGCTGAAGACCTTTGCCAACCAGTCGTACCGGCAGCTTATAACCCCGCTCTTGAAGGATAACAGCATCATCCTCACCTTGCAGAACGGGCTTGGCAACGAAGAGGCCCTTGCTGAAATTTTCGGCAGCGAACGGATTATGGGAGGAGTGGCATTTCTCTGTTCCAACCGGGGAGAACCCGGTGTAGTGCATCATTTGGGAGCGGGAAGAATAATCCTGGGGGAGTATGCCCGACCATATATGGACAGGGCAGAATCAGTCGCCGCAATGTTCAGCATGGCAGGCGTTCCATGCCAGGCCGTTACTGACCTGAAAAAGGCACGATGGGAAAAACTGATCTGGAACATTCCCTTCAATGGAACATGTGCCTTGCTGCAGAAGCCGGTGAATGTCCTTCTCAGTAACCAGAGGACGCGGTGTTTGCTTCGGGACATCATGTTTGAACTGATCCAAGCGGCAAATTGCCAGAGCCTTTCGAACCCGATCCCGATGGCATATGCTGATGAGATGCTGGATTTCACAGACGCAATGGGGCATTATAAGCCATCAATGCAGATTGACAGGGAAGAAGGCAGAGAACTTGAGCTTGAGGCAATTTTTGCCAGGCCTCTGGATGCTGCCCGACAAAAAGGGATTATCATGCCGCGGGTGGAAGCACTGCATGCACTTCTTGAGGAATCCACAAGCCGATCCTGA
- a CDS encoding M23 family metallopeptidase: MLLSPWKSPVFTILLLVVSVNAHADFYRFEMEDGVEVFTNTPTRSGAVKIMKEDAPQRPSEKKKFALKKTLHENRKSSTNDQESLQLQVPVTGKISSNYGWRHDPIDGNLRHHSGIDIAVGSGTPVKSIAPGKVTFSGPRGGYGNLVIIEHDSGMTSLYGHNSLLLVVTGEQVDVQTTIALSGSTGRSTGPHLHFELWKHGTNLTQAYVEDRQGSFKNATIAANRIQHAEIRRFVEKNGTIVFTNLPQ; this comes from the coding sequence ATGCTGCTCTCCCCATGGAAAAGCCCCGTTTTCACCATATTGCTGCTCGTTGTCTCTGTCAACGCCCATGCCGATTTTTACCGGTTCGAAATGGAAGATGGGGTAGAAGTTTTTACCAATACTCCCACCAGATCGGGTGCGGTGAAGATCATGAAGGAAGATGCGCCCCAAAGGCCGTCTGAAAAGAAAAAGTTTGCCCTGAAAAAAACTCTCCATGAAAACAGGAAATCCTCTACGAATGATCAGGAAAGCCTGCAACTGCAAGTACCGGTAACAGGAAAAATTTCCTCCAACTATGGCTGGCGCCATGACCCCATCGACGGCAATCTCAGACATCACAGCGGTATAGACATAGCCGTAGGCTCAGGAACACCGGTAAAATCAATCGCACCGGGAAAAGTCACCTTCAGCGGCCCCCGTGGCGGGTACGGCAATCTGGTCATCATCGAGCATGACAGCGGTATGACCTCTCTGTACGGGCATAACTCCCTGCTGCTCGTTGTAACAGGCGAGCAGGTCGATGTCCAGACAACGATCGCCTTGTCCGGGTCCACCGGCCGCTCAACCGGTCCACATCTCCATTTTGAGCTATGGAAACACGGTACAAACCTGACTCAGGCCTATGTGGAAGACCGCCAAGGAAGTTTCAAAAACGCCACTATTGCGGCCAACCGCATTCAACATGCCGAGATCAGGCGGTTTGTGGAGAAAAACGGCACCATCGTCTTCACCAATTTGCCCCAATAA
- the hrpB gene encoding ATP-dependent helicase HrpB — MKQLPIDEILPQLLKSIKDNPALVIQAPPGAGKTTKIPLTLLQVLPPDRKIIMLEPRRLAATNAARWMAAQLGEEVGNTVGYTIRFERQVSAATRIEVVTEGILTRRLQADPQLTGIEMIIFDEFHERNLHSDLALALCRDAQLGLRPDLKLIVMSATLDAAPVAKLLGDAPLLTSEGRSYPVELRYLSGEPVGRTAEIMSAAIQRALGETEGDILAFLPGAGEIKRCAALLNGSTAAAIHPLYGDLPFARQEKAILPGPQRKIVLATNIAETSLTIEGVRVVIDSGLCRQQRFDPATGLNRLVTTRISAASASQRAGRAGRTAPGTCYRLWTEHSQSTLIPFTAPEIRSSDLSSLALELALWGVNDPSALSWLDVPPAAALAEARELLKKLDALDHNFLITKLGRKMALLPVHPRLGHLIIEGERRGYGELACDMAALLTERDIISGSSSHVTQVSDSDILDRIELVVDWRKGKSCSKGTDGMDSHSFSAVDRMAGQLKKLVGTGRATLPATAQAVGLLSALAYPDRIGQQREPDSPRYLLANGRGGTLSGRSSLRNAAYIVAVVMEGGEKGDGQIHSANALDLATLRKEFAADIQWLRSVSWDDRLQRVLAREEERLGALVLATRQINPSAEEVTAAFLGGIACGAGLTALNWTSRAEQFRLRILFLEGIFPESGLPDFSADNLLRTLPQWLGPYLSGIKNMAELQAVDIYTPLKNMLDYTQLRLLEEGAPTHITVPSGSSIPLEYSEDKPPVLAVKLQELFGLADTPRVAGGRIAVTLHLLSPARRPIQVTQDLRNFWNSTYVEVKKELKGRYPRHPWPDDPWNATPTRKAKPRG, encoded by the coding sequence ATGAAACAGCTGCCCATCGATGAAATCCTTCCACAATTACTAAAGAGCATCAAAGATAATCCTGCCTTAGTCATCCAGGCTCCTCCCGGGGCTGGTAAAACCACCAAAATCCCGTTAACCCTGCTACAGGTCCTTCCTCCTGACCGCAAAATAATCATGCTGGAGCCAAGGCGGCTCGCCGCCACCAATGCCGCCCGTTGGATGGCTGCCCAGCTGGGGGAGGAGGTTGGCAATACCGTCGGCTACACCATTCGCTTCGAGCGCCAGGTCTCAGCCGCGACACGTATCGAGGTCGTGACCGAAGGTATTCTCACCAGAAGGCTGCAGGCTGATCCACAACTCACCGGTATCGAAATGATCATTTTTGACGAGTTCCACGAGCGAAACCTGCACAGCGACCTGGCCCTGGCTCTCTGCCGTGACGCCCAACTGGGGTTGCGCCCCGACCTGAAACTGATCGTCATGTCCGCTACCCTTGATGCTGCACCAGTTGCAAAGCTTCTTGGCGATGCTCCTCTCTTGACCAGTGAAGGACGGTCCTATCCTGTGGAACTCCGTTACCTTTCGGGTGAGCCGGTCGGCCGGACAGCAGAAATCATGTCTGCTGCCATCCAAAGAGCATTGGGCGAAACCGAAGGGGATATACTCGCTTTTTTGCCCGGTGCCGGTGAAATCAAACGTTGTGCTGCTCTTCTCAATGGTTCTACGGCTGCAGCGATCCATCCCCTTTACGGTGATCTTCCTTTTGCCAGGCAGGAAAAGGCTATACTGCCGGGTCCCCAGCGCAAGATTGTCTTGGCCACCAACATTGCCGAGACAAGCTTGACCATCGAGGGGGTGAGGGTGGTCATTGACAGCGGCTTATGCCGCCAGCAGCGTTTCGATCCCGCCACAGGTCTCAACCGGCTGGTCACCACCCGCATTTCGGCGGCTTCAGCCTCCCAGCGGGCCGGAAGGGCCGGACGCACAGCCCCCGGAACCTGTTATCGCCTCTGGACAGAGCATTCCCAGTCCACTCTGATCCCTTTTACCGCGCCAGAGATACGTTCATCAGACCTGTCGTCCCTTGCCCTCGAACTGGCACTGTGGGGGGTGAATGATCCGTCTGCCCTTTCGTGGCTTGATGTGCCGCCGGCTGCAGCCTTGGCTGAGGCGCGCGAACTCCTGAAAAAACTTGATGCTCTTGACCATAATTTCCTGATTACCAAGCTTGGGCGCAAAATGGCTCTCCTTCCGGTTCATCCCCGGCTTGGGCATCTCATTATCGAAGGGGAAAGAAGGGGATATGGAGAGCTGGCCTGTGATATGGCCGCTCTGCTCACTGAGCGTGATATTATTTCCGGCAGTTCTTCGCATGTGACTCAAGTGAGTGACAGTGACATCCTTGACAGGATTGAGCTTGTGGTCGACTGGCGTAAGGGAAAGAGTTGCAGTAAGGGGACCGATGGCATGGACTCACATAGCTTTTCGGCTGTCGATCGCATGGCCGGGCAGCTGAAGAAGCTGGTCGGCACTGGAAGGGCGACATTACCGGCAACCGCCCAGGCCGTTGGTCTTCTCTCGGCCTTGGCGTATCCGGATCGCATCGGTCAGCAGCGGGAACCGGATTCCCCCCGTTATCTTCTTGCCAATGGACGCGGCGGAACCTTGAGCGGCAGGAGTTCCCTCAGGAATGCTGCCTACATTGTCGCCGTTGTCATGGAGGGAGGGGAGAAGGGCGATGGGCAGATTCATTCAGCCAATGCCTTGGATTTGGCAACGCTACGAAAGGAGTTCGCTGCAGATATCCAATGGTTGAGGTCAGTCAGCTGGGATGATCGGCTGCAGAGGGTGCTTGCCCGTGAGGAAGAGCGCCTGGGGGCGCTGGTTCTGGCAACGAGGCAGATAAATCCATCGGCGGAAGAGGTAACTGCAGCATTCCTTGGGGGGATAGCCTGTGGAGCCGGCCTCACTGCTCTGAATTGGACCAGCCGTGCCGAGCAGTTTCGCTTGAGGATATTATTTCTCGAAGGTATCTTTCCCGAATCCGGTTTGCCTGATTTTTCAGCGGATAATCTGCTGAGGACATTGCCCCAATGGCTCGGCCCATACCTGAGCGGCATTAAAAATATGGCAGAGCTTCAGGCCGTGGATATCTACACACCCCTGAAGAATATGCTGGATTACACTCAGCTCCGTTTGCTGGAGGAGGGGGCGCCGACGCACATCACGGTGCCGAGCGGTTCATCCATTCCACTGGAATACTCGGAGGACAAGCCGCCCGTACTGGCTGTCAAGTTGCAGGAATTGTTCGGCCTTGCCGATACACCCCGGGTGGCGGGAGGGAGGATTGCCGTCACTCTGCATCTTCTTTCTCCGGCACGTCGCCCCATCCAGGTGACGCAGGACCTGAGGAACTTCTGGAATTCAACCTATGTTGAAGTAAAAAAGGAGTTGAAGGGGCGTTATCCGAGGCATCCATGGCCTGATGATCCATGGAATGCGACTCCGACGCGAAAGGCCAAGCCAAGGGGATAA
- a CDS encoding HAD family hydrolase, whose amino-acid sequence MLAAVIFDFDGIIVDTEPLHYKAFQEVLVPLGLGYSWEDYISHYIGFDDRDAFREAYAVAGKTLDVKELCSLIGKKAAAFNKIIASGVIPFPGVVELIKALKGSCPVALCSGALASDIAPILQQLSITDAFDVKVTADEVSASKPHPESYELAVKRLAQKFPSLTITPSRCLAIEDTPAGIASANGAGLKVLAVTNSYPEEKLGSALKVVDSLVGIDYQGLGTYFHSLT is encoded by the coding sequence ATGCTGGCTGCGGTTATTTTCGATTTTGACGGAATCATAGTCGATACAGAGCCACTGCATTACAAGGCCTTTCAGGAAGTGCTCGTACCTCTGGGGCTGGGCTATTCCTGGGAAGATTACATCAGCCATTACATAGGTTTCGATGACCGCGACGCCTTTCGGGAAGCCTATGCCGTCGCCGGCAAGACGCTAGATGTCAAGGAACTCTGCTCTCTCATCGGGAAAAAGGCCGCTGCCTTTAACAAGATCATTGCTTCAGGGGTTATCCCTTTTCCCGGTGTTGTCGAACTGATCAAAGCTCTGAAAGGTAGCTGTCCGGTCGCTCTCTGCAGCGGTGCTCTCGCTTCGGATATAGCGCCGATCCTTCAGCAGCTTTCCATTACCGATGCTTTTGATGTAAAGGTAACTGCTGATGAGGTGTCTGCCAGCAAACCCCATCCCGAAAGCTATGAACTTGCCGTGAAAAGGCTTGCCCAGAAGTTTCCTTCCCTGACCATCACTCCTTCACGGTGTCTTGCCATTGAAGATACCCCTGCCGGGATAGCCTCTGCCAACGGTGCCGGTCTCAAGGTCCTCGCCGTGACCAACAGCTATCCTGAGGAGAAGCTGGGATCTGCCCTGAAGGTGGTTGATTCGCTGGTCGGCATCGATTATCAGGGTCTGGGGACATATTTTCACTCACTCACATGA
- a CDS encoding phosphatase PAP2 family protein, which produces MQRLIYFLVMFLLISSPVMAEDNIFNSTTAIKDELGRLGEEAVQVAGAPFDRDALFGTLATAGAVGLTYYFDDDIRSKVLGLKGKNLDRVTDAGNLVGNPYLHLGVAAAVYGGGILAGSEKYRSLGEMLGESVILADAATFLLKEGFGRGRPFKSGDKADFKPLSFDTDYDSLPSMHTASSFAMASVMARTSESFSVKMLSYSAAAFVGFSRIYQDKHWASDVLLGAAIGELCGRVVTNYHAGKGASRLTIAPAASTDGASLVLLGKF; this is translated from the coding sequence GTGCAACGGCTGATTTACTTCCTTGTCATGTTTTTACTGATCTCTTCGCCGGTTATGGCTGAAGATAATATCTTTAACAGCACGACTGCAATAAAGGATGAGCTGGGGCGTCTGGGAGAAGAAGCCGTCCAGGTTGCAGGGGCCCCTTTCGACAGGGACGCTCTTTTCGGTACACTGGCCACAGCTGGTGCAGTGGGACTTACCTATTATTTCGATGACGATATCAGGTCGAAGGTTCTGGGGCTGAAGGGAAAAAATCTGGATCGGGTGACCGACGCCGGCAATCTGGTTGGCAATCCATACCTTCATCTTGGCGTGGCTGCTGCCGTCTATGGCGGTGGAATCCTTGCCGGTTCCGAAAAATACAGGAGCCTTGGAGAAATGCTCGGAGAATCGGTAATTCTGGCCGACGCCGCCACCTTTCTTCTCAAGGAAGGTTTTGGCAGGGGACGTCCATTTAAAAGCGGCGACAAGGCCGATTTCAAGCCGCTTTCCTTCGATACTGATTATGATTCCTTGCCTTCCATGCACACTGCCAGCTCCTTTGCCATGGCCTCCGTCATGGCGAGAACTTCCGAAAGTTTCAGCGTCAAAATGTTGTCCTATTCTGCCGCTGCCTTTGTCGGTTTTTCCCGCATCTATCAGGACAAACACTGGGCCAGCGATGTTTTGCTCGGGGCTGCCATAGGTGAGTTGTGCGGCAGGGTCGTTACCAATTATCATGCCGGCAAGGGGGCTTCCAGACTGACCATTGCGCCCGCTGCATCCACTGATGGCGCTTCACTGGTGCTGCTCGGCAAATTCTAG
- a CDS encoding VanZ family protein → MERFRSRLFLLRWLLFIVWGVLVLWLSLMSDPPAIDDDLLGWDKFEHGAAYSLLTILAGWAFCNFRLSAKLRWSMAASVAVGIGALLEVLQGSFTRTRTAEWGDLLADAIGAGIILLLAIVLEKKFGAANRG, encoded by the coding sequence TTGGAAAGGTTCAGGTCAAGATTATTTCTCCTCAGGTGGCTGCTGTTTATCGTCTGGGGAGTTCTTGTTTTATGGCTATCGCTCATGTCTGATCCACCGGCTATCGACGATGACCTGTTGGGTTGGGACAAATTCGAGCATGGTGCTGCCTATTCCCTTTTGACAATTCTCGCCGGCTGGGCTTTCTGCAACTTCCGGCTATCGGCAAAGCTCCGCTGGTCAATGGCAGCATCTGTCGCGGTCGGGATTGGTGCTCTTCTGGAGGTCCTCCAGGGATCCTTCACTCGAACAAGAACTGCAGAATGGGGCGATTTGCTGGCCGATGCCATAGGGGCAGGCATAATTCTTCTGCTGGCAATTGTCCTAGAAAAAAAATTCGGTGCCGCAAATAGGGGTTGA
- a CDS encoding GumC family protein: MDTNKDELQSEEEINLLDLLRVIVRRKKLIIKICVTAVVLSVAYSLTLPNIYTATARVLPPQKEGGGGISALLGQVGGLAGLAGGALGGSSDLYLGILKSRSVADAVIKKLDLQKKLECKSIDETRLALTSIVKTQAGKDGIITISADNKDAVLAATLANTMVAELGNRSVQLNLTRAGSERVFLEKRLDLVKDDLAKAENSLRDFQEKNKMLKVDSQAAATIEGIAQIRAEIVAKEVQLASLKSFQTDESPDVQLLKTSIAKLRNQMGSFSGNGAGDVIPAVGNVPNLGLEYARRLRELKTQEAIFEQLKKQYEVAKYNEAKDSSSVQVLDDAVVPAKKSKPKRSLIVLLSAVTAFFASIFIVFIQEYFDKMSDDDRGRWNEIKASLMFRRRQN; the protein is encoded by the coding sequence ATGGATACAAATAAGGACGAACTCCAGTCGGAAGAGGAAATCAACCTGCTTGATCTTCTCAGGGTCATTGTCCGGCGTAAAAAGCTGATAATCAAGATATGTGTGACAGCTGTTGTTTTGTCGGTTGCATATAGCCTGACCCTTCCCAATATTTACACGGCTACAGCCCGCGTTCTTCCGCCACAGAAGGAAGGCGGTGGCGGTATCTCCGCACTGCTCGGTCAGGTGGGTGGGCTTGCGGGATTGGCTGGCGGTGCCCTTGGCGGGAGTTCCGATCTCTATCTGGGCATACTGAAAAGCCGCTCCGTTGCCGACGCAGTCATTAAAAAGCTGGACCTGCAGAAAAAGCTGGAATGCAAAAGCATCGATGAGACCAGGCTGGCCCTGACATCTATTGTAAAAACACAGGCGGGCAAGGATGGGATTATCACTATCAGTGCAGACAACAAGGATGCTGTACTTGCCGCCACTCTTGCCAATACCATGGTTGCCGAACTGGGAAACAGAAGCGTGCAGCTGAACTTGACCAGGGCAGGGTCAGAGCGGGTCTTTCTGGAAAAACGCCTTGATCTGGTGAAGGATGATCTGGCCAAGGCAGAAAATAGCCTCAGGGATTTTCAGGAAAAAAACAAGATGCTGAAGGTGGACTCACAGGCTGCAGCCACCATCGAGGGCATTGCACAAATCAGGGCCGAGATAGTCGCCAAGGAGGTGCAACTGGCTTCTCTCAAATCCTTCCAGACCGATGAAAGCCCGGATGTTCAGTTGCTTAAGACTTCCATTGCCAAACTCCGCAACCAGATGGGCTCTTTTTCCGGCAATGGTGCTGGAGATGTCATACCAGCAGTCGGCAACGTGCCGAACCTGGGGCTTGAATACGCACGGAGACTGCGTGAACTAAAGACCCAGGAAGCTATTTTCGAGCAGCTGAAGAAGCAGTACGAGGTGGCGAAGTACAATGAAGCGAAGGATTCTTCCTCCGTTCAGGTACTGGATGATGCAGTGGTGCCGGCAAAGAAAAGCAAACCCAAGCGCTCGCTGATAGTTTTGCTTTCGGCAGTAACTGCCTTCTTCGCTTCGATTTTCATAGTATTCATTCAGGAATACTTTGATAAAATGTCCGATGATGACAGGGGCCGCTGGAATGAGATCAAGGCCTCCCTCATGTTCCGCCGGCGGCAAAATTAG
- a CDS encoding SLBB domain-containing protein has protein sequence MKKKILGFIAALLISICSMPAFALSVDEAKQNEDQGVFIGETKKGTPLGELNEPTSGFSSKGFSNTGSSSEAERGLLNKDTFGDQRNLAEKANLLKDKDKAKELAAKKPKVFLKVEPGDGLVRLNWDVKGLQAKPGDAPVKFTLFYGLEPGRYEKKIEIGSVREYTLRGLINNYIYYVKVQGTVQLRQESEEAEEKPAEQVVFSNEVKAIPLPVGEQGSQLEKSFAKKVSTFQDNLEADPFKRELKQFGYDFFENSLATLTMSDNLPVGGDYIIGPGDSLRIDLWGTLQGKYDVVVDRNGEITLPKIGTVKVWGIDYAQAKEVINKAVSRYFKGYELNVTLGKLRTIQVYVVGEVVSPGTYSVSSLATVINALSQAGGPSKNGSLRTVRLLRGGKLIQEVDLYDMLLGGDRSKDLRLENGDTLLVPVIGPVAAVAGEIKRPGIYELLGKTSLSQVLQFAGGITAAGDTARVQVERFEGNHARVVQDYEAKPGQQVLDLNSIHMHDQDMIKVFPVFKALRRVVTLKGNVVRPGEYQYREGMRITDLIPSFAAVLPDSYMESIEILRVVPPDFHKETSSINLRLALQGEEKENILLLEQDSIKVFPRSEMEEKPVVAINGQVLNPGTYDYYPRMTVRDLVTAAGSPKRNAHLENAELTRVRVEGGRAQVKRKIVNLKFALADDPEHNLVLEADDVLSVRSIPEWLDTDDRFVTLKGEFRFPGIYSIAKGEKLDSVIKRAGGFTDEAYLKGAKFTRKSVQESQQKRMEEVISRSEQDIVKKQGELASLAASKEELEATKASLEGLQKNLEQLKLKKAEGRVVVHLVALNELPQTPYNLEMSGGDVLEVPPVPSVVNVMGQVYNPTTFVHLPGNTVSAYLRQAGGPNHDAEEDDMYIIKADGSVDSRQQSRFGIRWNEDDKSWSFGSFMSKPMNPGDTLVVPQKLERTAWLRDIKDITTIISQIALTAGTVFIGLK, from the coding sequence ATGAAAAAGAAGATTTTAGGTTTTATTGCGGCATTGCTGATTTCGATTTGTTCCATGCCGGCGTTCGCCCTGTCTGTGGATGAAGCGAAGCAGAACGAGGATCAGGGCGTTTTTATCGGCGAAACAAAGAAAGGTACACCCTTGGGGGAGCTTAACGAGCCCACCTCGGGATTCTCCAGCAAAGGATTTTCCAACACGGGATCCTCCAGCGAAGCTGAAAGAGGCCTGCTCAACAAAGACACCTTTGGTGACCAGCGGAATCTTGCAGAGAAAGCAAATCTTCTTAAGGATAAAGATAAGGCCAAAGAGCTTGCAGCCAAAAAGCCAAAAGTATTTCTCAAGGTTGAACCCGGCGACGGATTGGTTCGACTCAACTGGGACGTGAAGGGCTTGCAGGCGAAACCTGGCGATGCACCGGTCAAGTTTACCCTGTTTTATGGCCTTGAGCCGGGTCGCTATGAAAAGAAAATCGAGATTGGCAGTGTTCGGGAATACACGCTTCGCGGACTCATCAACAATTATATTTATTATGTCAAAGTTCAGGGAACCGTCCAGCTTCGACAGGAATCAGAGGAGGCGGAAGAAAAACCGGCTGAGCAGGTTGTTTTTTCCAACGAGGTCAAGGCAATCCCGCTTCCTGTCGGAGAACAGGGATCCCAACTGGAAAAATCTTTTGCCAAAAAAGTAAGTACTTTCCAGGATAATCTTGAAGCTGATCCTTTCAAAAGAGAGTTGAAGCAGTTCGGCTATGATTTCTTCGAAAACAGCCTTGCCACTTTGACCATGAGCGATAACCTTCCCGTGGGTGGGGATTATATCATCGGTCCTGGCGATTCCCTGCGGATCGATCTGTGGGGTACACTGCAGGGCAAGTACGATGTGGTTGTCGACCGTAACGGTGAAATCACCCTGCCTAAAATCGGTACTGTAAAGGTTTGGGGGATCGACTATGCCCAGGCAAAGGAAGTCATCAATAAGGCTGTTTCACGCTATTTCAAGGGTTACGAGCTCAACGTAACTCTGGGTAAACTCAGGACCATTCAGGTATACGTAGTTGGCGAAGTCGTGTCCCCCGGCACCTATTCCGTCAGTTCCCTGGCCACGGTAATAAATGCCCTTTCCCAGGCAGGTGGCCCCTCGAAAAACGGCAGTCTGCGCACTGTGCGTCTGCTAAGGGGGGGCAAGCTGATACAAGAAGTTGATCTGTATGACATGCTTCTTGGCGGAGACCGCAGCAAGGATCTTCGGCTGGAAAACGGGGATACCTTGCTGGTGCCGGTGATCGGGCCTGTAGCTGCCGTTGCTGGTGAAATAAAACGCCCTGGCATTTATGAACTCCTTGGCAAGACAAGCCTGTCCCAGGTGCTGCAATTCGCCGGGGGGATCACCGCCGCCGGAGACACTGCCAGGGTACAGGTTGAAAGGTTTGAGGGAAACCATGCCAGGGTAGTGCAGGATTACGAGGCCAAGCCTGGCCAGCAGGTTCTTGACTTGAATAGCATCCATATGCACGACCAGGATATGATCAAGGTATTCCCTGTGTTCAAGGCGCTGCGCCGCGTGGTTACTCTCAAGGGGAATGTGGTGCGCCCCGGGGAGTATCAGTACCGGGAAGGAATGAGGATCACCGATCTGATACCCTCATTTGCTGCTGTTCTGCCGGATTCCTATATGGAATCGATCGAGATCCTTCGAGTGGTGCCTCCCGATTTCCACAAAGAGACATCATCCATAAACTTGCGCCTGGCTTTGCAAGGAGAAGAAAAAGAGAACATCCTGCTCCTGGAGCAGGACTCCATCAAGGTCTTTCCCCGTTCCGAGATGGAAGAAAAACCGGTCGTCGCCATCAATGGGCAGGTATTGAATCCCGGCACCTATGACTATTATCCGCGAATGACTGTCAGAGACCTGGTTACTGCTGCCGGTAGTCCAAAGAGAAACGCACATCTTGAGAACGCCGAGCTGACCCGGGTCAGGGTCGAAGGGGGGCGGGCACAGGTGAAGCGGAAGATTGTCAACCTGAAATTCGCCTTGGCAGACGATCCGGAGCACAATTTAGTGCTAGAGGCGGATGATGTCCTCAGCGTGAGATCCATTCCTGAATGGCTGGATACCGACGACCGGTTCGTGACCTTGAAAGGTGAGTTCCGCTTTCCGGGCATCTATTCCATAGCCAAAGGGGAAAAGCTCGATTCCGTCATTAAGAGGGCTGGGGGCTTTACGGATGAAGCCTATCTGAAAGGCGCAAAGTTCACCAGGAAATCGGTCCAGGAGAGCCAGCAAAAGCGAATGGAAGAAGTTATTTCCCGTAGCGAGCAGGACATTGTCAAGAAACAGGGTGAATTGGCGTCACTGGCAGCATCGAAAGAAGAGCTGGAGGCAACCAAGGCTTCCCTGGAAGGACTGCAGAAGAACCTTGAGCAGTTAAAGCTGAAAAAGGCGGAGGGGCGTGTGGTGGTGCACCTGGTAGCCCTGAATGAGCTGCCACAAACTCCCTACAATCTGGAGATGTCCGGGGGAGATGTACTCGAAGTCCCACCTGTACCCAGCGTCGTCAATGTCATGGGCCAAGTTTACAACCCGACCACATTTGTCCATCTTCCCGGCAATACGGTTTCGGCATATCTCAGGCAAGCTGGCGGGCCGAACCATGATGCAGAGGAAGACGACATGTACATCATAAAAGCTGACGGTTCTGTAGACAGCCGCCAGCAATCACGGTTCGGCATCCGCTGGAATGAAGACGACAAAAGCTGGAGCTTCGGCAGCTTCATGTCAAAGCCCATGAATCCGGGGGACACACTGGTTGTGCCCCAGAAACTTGAGCGCACGGCCTGGCTCAGGGATATCAAGGACATTACGACCATCATTTCACAGATTGCCCTCACTGCAGGCACTGTCTTCATCGGGTTGAAATAG